The window GATCAGTTTGTCGATGCGACGGCCGTCCATGTCGACGATCTCGAATCGCCAGCCCTTATAATCGAAGCGTTCGCCCGTGGACGGCAAGTGCTTGAGCCGCCACAGGGCGAAGCCGGCAACGGTCGCGAAGTCGCGATCCTCGGGCAGTTCGAGGCCGAGCCGGTCGGCCAGGCTGTCGGCGGCATAGGATCCGGAGACGAGCCAGCCGCCGTCGGGCCGCTCGACCAGCGGCGGATCGGTATCCTCGTCCTGATCGGAGGCGAACCCGCCCGCGATTGCGGCCAGCAGGTTGGCGGGGACCACCAGCCCTTCGAAATGGCCATATTCGTCGTGGATGAAGGCAACCGGGGTTTCGGCCTCGCGCAGCGCCTTCAGCGCGTCCATCGCGTCCATATGATCGGGCAGGAAAATCGCCTTGCGCAGCAAGGCGCGCAGATCGAGCGGTTCGCCCGCCAGCAGCGCGCGGACAAGATCGCGCGAGTGGACGACGCCGATAATCTCGTCGACCGATCCTTCGGCCACCGGCATCCGGCTGTGCGGCATATCGGTGATCGTCGCGCGGATCGTCGCCTCGTCGGCGTTGATGTCGATCCATTCGACTGCGGTGCGCGGCGTCATCACCTCGCGCACCGGGCGATCGGCGAGGCGGACGACGCCCGAGATGATCGCGCGCTCATTCTCCTCGATCACGCCCGCGCTCGATGCTTCGGCGACGATCAGATGGA is drawn from Sphingomonas crocodyli and contains these coding sequences:
- a CDS encoding hemolysin family protein, producing the protein MPQTPSPSPFPWLDLAIIIALIALNGVFAMSELAIVSSRKPRLEAMARAGRTGARRAVELAADPGKFLSTVQIGITLIGILSGAYSGASLGQPIAERLVLIGVPPSVAPEWGFGLVIALTTYLTLIIGELAPKQFALRSPEFIASTVALPMWGLSRLCAPLVWLLDQSSALVFKLLRLDRESANHVTAEELHLIVAEASSAGVIEENERAIISGVVRLADRPVREVMTPRTAVEWIDINADEATIRATITDMPHSRMPVAEGSVDEIIGVVHSRDLVRALLAGEPLDLRALLRKAIFLPDHMDAMDALKALREAETPVAFIHDEYGHFEGLVVPANLLAAIAGGFASDQDEDTDPPLVERPDGGWLVSGSYAADSLADRLGLELPEDRDFATVAGFALWRLKHLPSTGERFDYKGWRFEIVDMDGRRIDKLIASPTED